tgtctacccaccaactatatgtggtttcttaagtttttattatttgccgttttattattattagatttatttatcactgattgattgattttctttattcttggtttttttatttatttttcatcttattttgtgcagcaaaataaaaatcaagatatttgagaacagtggaatgttttatcagagcttttattgtagaaaatcggaaccaaagcactgaaaaagtttgtatatttttctgtttttaataaatgcgttttgggttttttttggaaaacctgatgcggcccagccttgcccagaccctagctccagtggcccccaggtaaattgagtttgagacccctgctttaaggcaaatccatgaatacataaatacaacatAAGACACTAATAATATcagcaaaataaatatatatagtgaTCATATAGTGACACAGGTATCGTGgagtatttgtattgtttaaatgtgaatatagtcACATATCCCCTGCCTGTTCCACCCATGCCCGCCTATATTTAGTTGTCAAGTGTGGAGGTGGTCAGCTGGCGAGGACACGCCCTCTGTGGCGCTGAATGGAGCGCGTCGTGCGTAAAGTCCGACCTGCAACAGCTTTGCAGTTTTGGGTCGTTTTCGCTCACATTTCAACGTTTGCACCCACAAAGAGTGATTTAATGCAGCCATGACGCGGGAAGAAGACCTGATCCGGATAGCCAAGAAGCTGGACAAGATGGTGTCTAGAAATAACACGGTGAGACAGGAGCTTAGACACCCACAGGTGGCGcgctctgctgtgtgtgtgtgtgtgtgcatggaagCGCATTGCTCACACAAGGCCTGAGTTCGAATCCTTAGAGGAGAAACAGGCCGTGTTGCTTTATCGCATTTGTAACTTGGACAAAATACTTTGAGTGtactttgggtgtgtgtgtgtgtgcagttgtAAGCGAACCCTCCCCGCGCTGTAGCAAATGGTCGACAGGTGTTTGCACAACGCTGATCTAGGAGCAGTTCAAGTTTGCAGCGTTTAGTGGGTCAAGTGTTGTCCAGGCTCGACAACTGCTCTGCTACCCTTAGAGTAAACAAGTACAGTAATGTGTGCCTGCTGATTTAACAACATACAGGCGTGCtctttttggattttgtgtAAAGAAATTGATATGTAaccatttgaaataaaatgcataataaaCTGCTTATTAGCTTGATCATTCAAATGGGTGGACTCAGGGATAGGGGGGTCGGGGGCAggtgggttggtggtgtgctacggcaatgtcctggggttttgttgggatgtccgatgttcccactcttcttttgttgttttgtcttatgtaagattctgtgattatatgtgtggggaaaaaatcacttattgaattggtaactgctctggcgtggatttaataagctttgcttcttcctgctccttttcagacatgtatgtatgtatgtatgtatgtgtgtgtgtgtgtgtgtgtatgtatgtaaatgtatgctgcatgtatatatgtgtgtgtgtatatatgtatgtatgtatgtatgtatgtatgtgaatgtatgctgcatgtatatatttattatgtgtgtgtgtgtatatatgtgtatatgtatgtagtatgtatttatgtatgtatgtatgtatttatgtatgtatgtatatatgtatgtgtgtatgtatgtatgtgaatgtatgctgcatgtatatatttatatatgtgtgtatatatgtgtatatgtatgtagtatgtatttatgtatgtatgtatgtatttatgtatgtatgtatatatgtatgtgtgtatgtatgtatgtgaatgtatgctgcatgtatatatttatatatgtgtgtgtgtatatatgtatgtatgtatgtatgtatgcatgtatgtgaatttatgctgcatgtatatatatatgtgtgtgtgtgtgtatatatatatatgtgtgtgtgtgtgtgtgtgtgtgtatatatatgtaagtatataaatagatattgtaagtgtattgtattgtaagtacatatgtgagatacattaatgtaacatagtatgcatgtcagaaataaattaagaataataataataataagactatTAGAAAGCACTTCCACAATCTTTGTCTTTTTAGATTGTAACAACAAAATGATTATGTATGGGAGTGTAAAGCAACGGAATTTAATTTGTTGTTGAAAAGGTCTATGGAAGGTGAAGTCATTGCACAATCAAAGTACAATAAACCAAGCATATTGTTTCGCATATTGtttcatttgcatattaaataataaacaaaagtgATCGTGCATTTAGTCTTGTTATTGTAGAATTAAGAATTCAAAGTTAAATGTATTCAACTTGTTCATGACTTTCCACTTGCAGGAAGGCGCCATGGACCTGCTGAAGGAGCTCAAAGGTTTCAGTATGACACTTAAACTCCTACAGgtatctaacacacacacacacacacagacacgtgTGTTCTAGGAATGGTGACAATAGAGTGGCACCAAACTCACGTCTTAAAGGGGagataaatgtagttagactGTTGTATTGAGTTAAACCATGTCAAAGTGTCAGATATATgtaggtttgcacatttgggacACTGGCTTACTGTGAAGTCACAGTGAAAAGTcatggacttccttatatgggtgtgcccgGTCCTAGCTGTTAGCTTTACTTTAagtgtgatcaatcacagcggagtcggtgttaattaaaaatgaaaacagactCTTTTGGAAATCGTCTGcatggtgaacgagtggttagcatgcaggcctcacagctaggagacctgagttcaattccaccctcggccatctctgtgtggagtttgcatgttctcccgtacatgtgtgggttttctccagggactccggttcctcacacattccaaaaacatgctaggttaattggcgactccaaattgtccataggtatgaatgtgagtgtgaatggttgtttgtctatatgtgccctgtgattggctggtgaccagtccagggtttaccccgcctctcgccttaagacagctgggataggctccagcacccccgcgaccttcatatggataagcggtagaaaatgaatgaatgaatgaatgaatgttttggaaattgtctgcatggcggacgagtggttagcgcgcaggcctcacagctacgagacccaagttcaattccaccctcggccatctttgtgtggagtttgctctgttctccccgtgcatgcgtgggttttcttcggggacTCCTCccccattacaaaaacatgctaggttaattgtgaatggttgtttgtctatatgtgccctgtgattggctggccaccagtccagggtgtaacccgcctctcgcccgaagacagctgggataggctccagcacccctgcaacccttgtaagggtagaaaatgaatgaatgaatgttttggaaatccaaagaaatacagctggaataggtgcagattttagaagatctagaaagctttctgtgctttcatgtgtagctgctaaataggagtccacaactcaatacaaagagccagAAATTAGGATAATAGCTCCTTTTTAATTTTATGCGTGAGCATTCATGTAAAAACTGTATGTATTTGTCATGGCATGTGAGAAAAGTTTGTCCATCCAACAATGGCCGTGTGTTGTAGGAGACCAGAATCGGAATGTCTGTGAACAGCATCAGGAAGCACTGCACAGATGAGGAGGTCATTGCTTTGGCTAAAGTCCTGATCAAGGAATGGAAAACACTCTTAGGTATGCCTATGCTACACTGAGCGAGCAGTTAAACAAGTGACGGACTGAGACTGTGCTCCTCAGACGCTGGCCGTCGTCACAATGACAAAGCAGCTGAAGTGAAGAACGGTTTGGCCTCCAGCAAAACAGCAGGGTCTCCACACAGCTCACCCAGGTAAGTTCCTGTGGGAGTTTCTGTTGGTGGTTGTGAATTGTCATGGTCATTGTTTAGTAGCTTTGTACAATGGATCTCTAAAGTGGAAAGTTTCTAGGGTTGTACCAATCAGAAGTGGCTGGAAATCTTCTGATATGAATAATTCATAGGATTGAGTGTTTTAATTTATCTTTGTATTTTATCTTTAACCATCCTTATTTCAAATTAAGTCACTTGATATAATGCAAAACCTTTGAGAGGTTAACTTctgtttacacttgtgtgacaaaaaattaaaattaaaattaaaattaaaattaaaattaaaattaaaattaaaattaaaattaaaattaaaattaaaattaaaattaaaattaaaattaaaattaaaattaaaattaaaattaaaattaaaattaaaattaaaattaaaattaaaattaaaattaaaattaaaaaacacttaTTAACTAcaaactatatgaggaaagcaggaagtgaacaaatgtaactgtatattgacacttaccatggtacccattatgtcattggatggtcatatcacctcgtactgcggtacgggacaaaaataaaattaaaataaaaaaaattaaaataaaaaaaatcccaaactttaactatattaggaaagcaggaagtgaacaaatgtaacagttactgattgcaaaagtaccagatggaggggtaggatttaataagctttgcttcttcctactccttttggacatgtggaactgtgaactgattatgggatgcactcaattgtaatctgatgcatgttcaaatgaaataaaaccattaccattacaattgaGAATTAGGGTAGTccattaatatcaatattaccAACCGATATGGACATAAAAATCAGATCCATTGTGTTCCACTTATCCATATCCGGGTCACATGGGCAGCAGTTTCAGTAGGTGTCCCCCCCGAGGGGGGGTGAGGCGTCCCATTCCAGCTGCGAGACATAATGCCTCCAGCGTGTTCTAGGTCTGTCCAGGGGCCTCTTCCCACCTTGGCATGTCTGTAAGTCAGTATACTACTTTTCAAAAGTAAACATCTTGTACTGGTTAGTGCCCACATTTAAACCATGCAACTTTTAGTTGAGAGTCGAGAATCGACAGTTGAGAATCGTTTGGAATCGGAATACGGATTGCGATTGTTCTGTGGATTGCCTGTtttcagagggaaaaaaaagtttttggaCCAAAATCTGTGATTTTGCagtgttgcaaatgttgaatGGCGAATGTGTGGATAGCCACTGAACATCATCTTTGTTGATGTCATCAAACAGTCACTTTGTCAGACTTTTAGCGCTAATTTTTCTATAGCACCTCTGGTGTGTttgctctacatcaggggtctcaaactcaatatacttgggggccactggagctcgggtctgggtgagactgggccgcatcaggttttccaaaaaaaacccaaacgcatttattaaaaacaaaaaaattaaaaaaaacttcgctttggttccaattttctacaagaaaagctcagataaaacattccactgttctcaaatatcttactttttatttttctacacaaaataagatgaaaaataaacaaacaaatcaagaataaagaaaatcaatcaatcagtaataaataaataaatataataataataataaaacggcaaataataaaaacttaagaaaccacatatagttggtgggtagacaaattatttttttcagattaaaatgaacaaagcattattagagccctgtagacatgacaaaacacgactatagtcacatttatactctttttatttacaacatattgcacaactgcagggtcttgagacacatgctaactcgcaaactagagagctagcgacctaaacggtagccttcaagttatttcctttaaacttaaatagccaaacacttaccacttccacacggatagggaggataactattaacagttatttaacctttaacatgaacattaatcaaacgtaataattttttctgggtacatgataccatacagcatccatatcaaacttgcgcgggccgcactaacattaaactttcatatcaaggcaggggactcaaactagtgtggccgcgtgtttgagacccttgctctACATGATCTTCTACATACACTGTTAAATGTTTacttgaggtaaaaaaaaaatcatttgtttgTATGTTAGTAGCAGGAGAGTCGATGTGGATTCAGACACAAATCACTCCATTAAagacaagaaagaaaaacagaatgAGGAAAAAACCAAAAAGGTGCACAAAGATGACCGGAACCTGCATCAAAAGGAGAAAGAACCAAAGGAAATTGTGAAAAAAGAAAGCACGAAGCCAAGACCAGCGGACGAAGCCCAACatgaaaagagacacaagcatgTACAAAACCATCTAAAGGAAATCGCGAAAAAGCACGAGGAGCCCAAAAAGATCGACATGAAGCCCAGTGAGGAGAGCAAACCTGAGAGCCTGATGTGCACAACGCATCGACCTCTGAGCGACCCTTACAGGGAGAAGTCCGTGGGCATCCAGAAACCGTTATTTGAAAGGTGAGACGTGACCCAGATGGGAGTGGACTCAATCAGAACCAGCCTGGCCTGAGGATGAACTCTTCATTGCAGGAGAGGAGTTCTGGACAGCAGCGTTCTCTATCCTAGCCGCTTCCCCTCACCTCCTCGACCCGCTCGGCCTCCTCTCCCCATCAAGCGAGCCCCTGTGGACGTGAAGAAAGAGAGGTCAGGGCAGTGATCTGCAGTGCATGATGGACTCTTGGTGTGCAAGCATGCAGTAATGCTGTGATGGCTCACTCAGGTGTGTCTTATTAGCTCAAGGCGCATGGACGTTCTATCACAGGAGAATTTAAGTAAGGCCTACTCATGTGTGACATTTCAGGAAGGACGATAAAGACCCTTCTCATTCTTCGGGGCTTACCTCCCCCAAGGTTAAGCGGCCTTCAGTGGAGACTAAAAAAGAGAGGTCAGACGGAGTTATGTGTTCACATGCATGACACCATCTTCTTAAGAGGCTCATGttgatttatttcatattaGGAAAGTTCCAAAAGACCCAAATACTCCCGTGGCCCCTCTTCCTTTTCACCTTCATCCTCCACCGCCAAGGTTAGCATCTACATGATGACATCAGCTCACGCTATGACGTGATGTGAGTGTCTTGTCCTTTTTAGAAAGGAGCCTCCAGATCCTAATGCTCCTCTGCCTCCTTTACCGCTTCATCTCCACCCACCTCCGCCCCCTCCAAAGCGCCCCTCGCTGCAGAATGGGAAAAAGGAGAGGTGGGATTTGGATCATGACCATTCTGGAGCGTCTTAGTGGGATGATTTTGAAGCTTTGTGATGTCTTTGTCAACACAGGAAAAACTCATTGGATTCTAAACTGCCCTCAGAGAAGATGTCAGACCTTGTGAGGAAAGACAGGTGTGGAAACCGGGACCctttttttggaccaaaaatacccccaaaaaaacagccaatatttggaaagaaaaagcacaaatgGACGTGTCGTGCAAGTATAAGAAGTTCTCCCTAATATTCATCCTACCTCCAACactatacaataaaactaaaaccacagtaaagtaaaattactcaacCTCTGAACACGCAGAGGCAATATTATCACCTAGTGGCATTTTGTAGATActcaaattaatttaattaaaaactttaaattaatattttttattctaaattatttgtacaaattactgtttacgctgtacattattcatatttgacgtcatctatttattctccacattattattattatatgggagccaggcaacgatatttcgttggcaatttcactgctgtgatattgtttatataaatttatcaaaaaaaatatgaagagtTCATCCCGTAATATTCATGCTACCTCCAACactatacaataaaactaaaaccacagtaaagtaaaattactgaACCTCTGAACATGCAGAAGCAATATTATCACCTAGTGGCATTTTGTAGATActcaaattaatttaatttaattaaaactttaaattaatattatttattctaaattatttgtacaaattactgttcacgctttacattgttcatatttgacgtcatctatttattctccacattattattattattattattattattattattattattattattattattattattattattattattattattattattattattattattattattattattattattattattattattattattattattatacgggagccaggcaacgacattttgttggcaatttcactgctgtgatattgtttacttgaggttaaaaaaaatatgaagagtTCATCCCCTAATATTCATCCTACCTCCAACactatacaataaaactaaaaccacagtaaagtaaaattactcaacCTCTGAACACGCAGAGGCAATATTATCACTTAGTGGCATTTTGTAGATACTCAAATTAATACTTGTATTAAAAGCGTTAGAGAAAGCTCTGTTGTGTTATTCCTTGTATGGATTTTGGTTGGATTGTACAACTTCGGGGGCTTTCCACTGTAATTCTTAATTTATTACTCGGATTGTGTGTCATTCAGCTCAAACCCGTTGAATGTAAATTTGTAAGAACTGCAAAGCTGTGagtatttctgtgtttttttttcttgcaggaAAGACAGTCTGGATAGCAAAATGGCTAAAAAACAGTTGGTGGAAGCCAAGAAAGAAAGGTTGGTGATGCTGGATCTAAGCCTGGTACTTGAATTGAGTTTTGCAATCTGTTGCCAAAATTAGTATTGACTCACTCGCTATATGCACAAAAGTATTTGGAcaccctcaaaaaaaaaataaacattgttgAAAATATGCAGTTGGCAAAGGTCACTGATGATGACTCTTTCAGGAAGAACTCCTGTGACTCTAAATTGGGCCAAGCGGTGAAACGCCATTCAACTGATGCCAAACCTGACAGGTACAAACAGTCAGCCTGTCCTTATATAAGCACTTTAAACTGTTTAGGAAGCAATTCCAGCAAAGGGAACGTTAACTCGAGCGTCTCGCTACTCAGGCGGGAATCAGATTTAAAGCAGAGCAGCTCACCTCCTGCAAAGAAGCTAACATCTGAAAGGTACATGAAGAATTTCTAGCAGAGAAACTCCTGATTCAGATTGGAGGTTATGTTGACTTTTTGTGACAGGAGGGAGTCTCACGGCTCAAAGGCCCCCCAGTCTGCGCCCCCACAGAGGAAGCCTTCCACTGATAACAATGAAAGGTATATTGCAATGTCAATATGTCAGTGTCAATATCCCTCGCCTTAGAGATACATTAAGCAATGTCGTTTACACAACACTACTCATTTGCGTCATTTTGTACCTCACAGATtatataacttaaaaaaaaaagtaatccatTATATACTATTTGACTTTGTaccaaaaaacataataaataaataacagacagctacttccctctggccatcagactgctcaatgccaaataagcccctctacctgcccacatgcacacgcaaaactttaaattattattatttattctaaatcaggggtctcaaactcaatttacctgggggccactggagctagagtctgggtgagactgggccgcatcaggttttccaaaaaaaacccccaaaaaaacacatttatttaaaacagaaaaatgaataaactttgctttggttctgagtttctacaataaaagctctgataaaacattccactgttctcaaatatcttaatttttatttttatacacaaaataagatgaaaaataaataaacaaatcaagaataaagaaaatcaatcaatcagtaataaataaatataataataataataataataataaaacggcaaataataaaaacttaagaaaccacatatagttggcgggtagacaaattattgttttcagattaaaatgaacaaagcattattatagccctgtagacatgacaaaacacgactatagtcacatttatacttttttttatttacaacatattgcgcaactgcagggtcttgagacacatgctaactcgcaaactagagagctagcgacctaaacggtagccttcaagttatttcctttaaacttaaaaaagccaaaaacttaccacttccacacggatagggaggataactatttaacagttatttaacctttaacatgaacattaatcaaacgtaataattttttctgggtacatgataccatacagcatccatatcaaacttgcgcgggccgcactaacattaaactttcatatcaaggtgggggcctcaaactagtgtcctgcgggccacgtgtttgaaacccctgttctaaattatttaagttatttgtacaaattactgtttatctatctatctatctatctatctatctatctatctatctatctatctatctatctatctatctatctatctatctatctatctatctatctatctatctatctatctatctatctatctatctatctatctatctatctatctatctatctatctatctatctatctatctatctatctatctatctatctatctatctatctatctatctatctatctatctatctatctatctatctatctatctatctatctatctatctatctatctatctatctatctatctatctatctatctatctatctatctatctatctatctatccatctatctatctctatctatctatctatctatctatatctctttctctatctctctctctctatctctctctatctatctctgtatctatctctctatctagctctctctctatctctctctgtatctatctctctatctagctctctctctatctctctctctatctctctctctatctatctatctatctatctatctatctatctatctatctatctatctatctatctatctatctatctatctatctatctatctatctatctatctatctatctatctatctatctatctatctatctatctatctatctatctatctatctatctatctatctatctatctatctatctatctatctatctatctatctatctatctatctatctatctatctatctatctatctatctatctatctatctatctatctatctatctatctatctatctatctatctatctatctatctatctatctatctatctatctatctatctatctatctatctatctatctatctatctatctatctatctatctatctatctatctatctatctatctatctatctatctatctatctatctatctatctatctatctatctatctatctatctatctatctatctatctatctatctatctatctatctatctatctatctatctatctatctatctatctatctatctatctatctatctatctatctatctatctatctatctatctatctatctatctatctatctatctatctatctatctatctatctatctatctatctatctatctatctatctatctatctatctatctatctatctatctatctatctatctatctatctatctatctatctatctatctatctatctatctatctatctatctatctatctatctatctatctatctatctatctatctatctatctatctatctatctatctatctatctatctatctatctatctatctatctatctatctatctatctatctatctatctatctatctatcatatAGGGTTATTCTCTGTATGTTCCATCAAATGATGACAATCCGCTCTTCTGTCCAGAAAGGGCAAAAGTGAACCCCCTAAAACGCCGACCACGCCCACCAGCCCCATGTCACCTGCCTTTACCTCTGCCGGCGGTCCGTTGCCACCTCACCTGACGACTGGGGACTCCATACGAGACAAGTGCATCGAGATGCTGGCTGCTGCCCTGCGTACTGACAGTGAGGCCCGTTTATGACACCACGGTGCTACGAATGCATCACGGACTAAACACAACACTCTTTGGTGCAGATGACTTCAAAGATTTTGGAACCAACTGCGACAGCATGGCAGCAGAGATTGAAGATCATATCCTTCAATTGCATTCAATATAGACCTGAATACCAGAACAAAACACCAGTGGTTCTTCCTTAGCTTTACGATGCACATATCTATCAAGAGATGAAGGCCACAGACATGAAATATAAGAACAGGGTGAGGAGCCGCATCAGCAACTTAAAGGACCCAAAGAACCCTGGTCTTCGCAGGAACGTTCTGGCAGGAAGCATCGACTTAATCCGCATTGCCACGATGACTTCTGAGGTACTTTGGATCCAAACATCTGGTCCAGGGGTGGACTTCACCATTTCAATACCAAGTTTCCCCTCAGAGCAAAGTTGCAAACTATAAAGAAATGATCCAGATGAATGATAAAAATGTCCCACCATGGAAACATCTAACACTGAAAGCATTTGGCCC
This window of the Doryrhamphus excisus isolate RoL2022-K1 chromosome 10, RoL_Dexc_1.0, whole genome shotgun sequence genome carries:
- the tcea3 gene encoding transcription elongation factor A protein 3 isoform X2, coding for MTREEDLIRIAKKLDKMVSRNNTEGAMDLLKELKGFSMTLKLLQETRIGMSVNSIRKHCTDEEVIALAKVLIKEWKTLLDAGRRHNDKAAEVKNGLASSKTAGSPHSSPRKDSLDSKMAKKQLVEAKKERKNSCDSKLGQAVKRHSTDAKPDRKGKSEPPKTPTTPTSPMSPAFTSAGGPLPPHLTTGDSIRDKCIEMLAAALRTDNDFKDFGTNCDSMAAEIEDHIYQEMKATDMKYKNRVRSRISNLKDPKNPGLRRNVLAGSIDLIRIATMTSEEMASDELKQLRNVLTQEAIREHQMAKTGGTTTDLLQCGKCKKKNCTYNQVQTRSADEPMTTFVLCNECGNRWKFC
- the tcea3 gene encoding transcription elongation factor A protein 3 isoform X1; this encodes MTREEDLIRIAKKLDKMVSRNNTEGAMDLLKELKGFSMTLKLLQETRIGMSVNSIRKHCTDEEVIALAKVLIKEWKTLLDAGRRHNDKAAEVKNGLASSKTAGSPHSSPRKDSLDSKMAKKQLVEAKKERKNSCDSKLGQAVKRHSTDAKPDRRESDLKQSSSPPAKKLTSERRESHGSKAPQSAPPQRKPSTDNNERKGKSEPPKTPTTPTSPMSPAFTSAGGPLPPHLTTGDSIRDKCIEMLAAALRTDNDFKDFGTNCDSMAAEIEDHIYQEMKATDMKYKNRVRSRISNLKDPKNPGLRRNVLAGSIDLIRIATMTSEEMASDELKQLRNVLTQEAIREHQMAKTGGTTTDLLQCGKCKKKNCTYNQVQTRSADEPMTTFVLCNECGNRWKFC
- the tcea3 gene encoding transcription elongation factor A protein 3 isoform X3 — its product is MTREEDLIRIAKKLDKMVSRNNTEGAMDLLKELKGFSMTLKLLQETRIGMSVNSIRKHCTDEEVIALAKVLIKEWKTLLDAGRRHNDKAAEVKNGLASSKTAGSPHSSPRKDSLDSKMAKKQLVEAKKERKGKSEPPKTPTTPTSPMSPAFTSAGGPLPPHLTTGDSIRDKCIEMLAAALRTDNDFKDFGTNCDSMAAEIEDHIYQEMKATDMKYKNRVRSRISNLKDPKNPGLRRNVLAGSIDLIRIATMTSEEMASDELKQLRNVLTQEAIREHQMAKTGGTTTDLLQCGKCKKKNCTYNQVQTRSADEPMTTFVLCNECGNRWKFC